A region of Pseudomonas putida DNA encodes the following proteins:
- a CDS encoding methyl-accepting chemotaxis protein, which yields MRRAEALYARLRQGQSALPKGRRLALLAQALALPLLGGLLAVGANQLWSGWPGHAVTLGLFAAYGLWMRNDLGRQLRRVIQGAEGTFADPIAALTYSDLPGAAGQLELILIGEEARLKTALTRLSDLATQMAVAAHDAGRLSRGTETALLEQRAETDLSATAMTEMTASIGEVVNHVQLTAAEAHTAHLLAEQGSRVADASGTAIRALAGTVDQINQAVTHLAGQTGAIAEAAGMIRGIAEQTNLLALNAAIEAARAGEQGRGFAVVADEVRALADKTRQSTLHIQAIIDGLRSGAEEAVAIASQGIQGAEQGVAQVQEAQQALHGIRAAVQRISDMSQQMATASQQQSAVAEEVSRQINGVAGIAQHSAQSANAAASRGAELEEVCAGLRALVERFNR from the coding sequence GTGCGCCGTGCCGAGGCCCTGTATGCACGCTTGCGCCAGGGCCAGTCGGCGCTGCCGAAGGGGCGCCGCCTGGCCCTGCTGGCCCAGGCCTTGGCCTTGCCACTGCTGGGTGGGTTGTTGGCGGTTGGCGCCAATCAGCTCTGGTCAGGCTGGCCCGGCCATGCGGTAACCTTGGGGTTGTTCGCGGCCTATGGGCTGTGGATGCGCAACGACCTGGGCCGCCAGTTGCGGCGGGTCATACAGGGCGCCGAAGGCACCTTCGCCGACCCGATCGCCGCCCTGACCTACAGCGACTTGCCGGGTGCGGCCGGGCAACTAGAGCTGATTTTGATCGGGGAAGAGGCGCGCCTGAAAACCGCGTTGACCCGCCTCAGTGACCTCGCCACGCAGATGGCAGTGGCGGCTCATGATGCCGGGCGTTTATCGCGCGGTACCGAAACGGCATTGCTGGAACAGCGCGCGGAAACCGACCTGAGCGCAACGGCCATGACCGAGATGACCGCATCGATCGGCGAAGTGGTCAACCATGTGCAGCTCACCGCAGCCGAGGCGCATACCGCGCACCTGCTGGCCGAGCAGGGCAGCCGGGTTGCCGATGCCAGCGGCACGGCGATCCGCGCCTTGGCCGGCACGGTGGACCAGATCAACCAGGCGGTCACCCACCTGGCCGGTCAGACCGGTGCCATCGCCGAGGCTGCCGGGATGATCCGTGGCATTGCCGAACAGACCAACCTGCTGGCCCTCAATGCGGCCATCGAGGCCGCCCGTGCCGGCGAGCAGGGGCGTGGCTTTGCCGTGGTCGCCGACGAGGTGCGGGCACTGGCCGACAAGACCCGGCAATCGACCTTGCATATCCAGGCCATCATCGATGGCCTGCGCAGCGGTGCCGAGGAAGCCGTGGCCATTGCCAGCCAAGGTATCCAGGGTGCCGAGCAGGGCGTTGCGCAGGTACAAGAGGCACAACAGGCACTGCATGGTATTCGTGCGGCGGTGCAACGTATCAGCGACATGAGCCAGCAGATGGCCACGGCCTCGCAGCAGCAGTCCGCAGTGGCCGAAGAGGTGTCGCGGCAAATCAACGGTGTGGCGGGCATTGCTCAGCACAGCGCCCAGAGCGCCAATGCCGCCGCATCGCGCGGTGCCGAGCTGGAAGAGGTGTGCGCCGGATTGCGCGCCCTCGTGGAGCGCTTCAACCGCTAG